The following are encoded in a window of Methanobrevibacter ruminantium M1 genomic DNA:
- a CDS encoding CPBP family intramembrane glutamic endopeptidase, with the protein MDFNVTDFNVRLRTIKLRELLVGIVIAFILSIALLIIFPVMDSYDDLALMVFVFFLFIFFLYALKGTSGLKQDFNKLFERDNSREILYVLIINMLFAFLVLAIFSTFDAYLTLADSEWVSILDFTPTAIDPAVFLFESFTSIIIAPILEELVFRGVLFNRLKIRTGILPAMLISSFLFAIGHEFGGMTSAFVFGMCMCVLYLKTDNILMGMSVHFLNNLIFTVWDLFALDAIVFQMPVLPLTLLISIISGLLIILYLYKEIGKLLAE; encoded by the coding sequence ATGGATTTTAATGTAACAGACTTCAATGTTAGATTAAGAACAATTAAGCTTAGGGAATTATTAGTAGGTATTGTCATTGCTTTTATTTTATCCATAGCCCTCTTAATCATATTTCCAGTTATGGATAGTTATGATGATTTGGCTTTGATGGTTTTTGTATTCTTCTTATTCATTTTCTTCCTTTATGCTTTAAAAGGTACCTCTGGTCTAAAACAGGATTTCAATAAACTATTTGAAAGGGACAACAGTCGTGAAATTCTTTATGTGCTCATTATCAATATGTTGTTTGCTTTTTTAGTCTTGGCTATATTTTCCACTTTCGATGCATACCTTACTTTAGCTGATTCGGAGTGGGTTTCTATCCTTGATTTTACTCCTACTGCTATTGATCCTGCAGTTTTTCTATTTGAATCTTTCACTTCCATTATAATCGCTCCAATTCTTGAAGAATTGGTCTTTAGGGGAGTTTTATTCAATAGGTTAAAGATTAGAACAGGCATTCTTCCGGCTATGTTAATCTCTTCATTCCTATTTGCAATAGGTCATGAATTCGGCGGAATGACAAGTGCATTTGTATTTGGAATGTGTATGTGTGTTCTTTATCTTAAAACAGATAATATATTAATGGGCATGTCTGTTCATTTCCTGAACAATCTTATATTTACAGTATGGGACTTATTTGCATTGGATGCAATTGTTTTCCAAATGCCTGTATTGCCATTGACTTTACTCATTTCCATTATTTCTGGATTATTAATAATTCTTTATTTATATAAGGAGATTGGTAAATTACTGGCTGAATAG
- a CDS encoding CPBP family intramembrane glutamic endopeptidase: MDFSVKDFNVRLRTIRIWEVVIALVVAFFLTGFTCDYFGIYSGEAEYIIFFLYMMVFFAIASIGTHGFKDDIYGVFKASNLFKVIMIVIPNMLLAFFIQQHLAGFDAMFNNINLLALPVSDLAYEASNPLLFLFEFFSAIFIAPISEELFFRGILFNRLKIRKGVIFGVVVSSIIFGLCHFNYPDHLAHIIYTCLFGMCLCILYLRTDNLLINMFAHFLYNLLSYVIVYTPIGDLFLGGPFMDFTVIVLLFSIVFVPAYIFYFSIKLK, from the coding sequence ATGGATTTCAGCGTAAAGGATTTTAATGTACGGCTCCGGACAATACGTATTTGGGAAGTAGTCATAGCTCTTGTTGTAGCATTCTTTTTAACCGGATTTACATGCGATTATTTTGGAATCTACTCTGGAGAGGCAGAGTATATCATATTCTTCTTGTATATGATGGTCTTCTTTGCAATAGCCTCCATCGGGACACATGGGTTTAAAGATGACATATACGGTGTATTCAAGGCCTCCAATCTGTTTAAGGTCATTATGATAGTCATACCAAATATGCTCTTGGCTTTCTTTATACAGCAGCATCTTGCTGGTTTTGATGCTATGTTTAATAATATCAATTTATTAGCTCTTCCAGTTTCAGATTTGGCTTATGAGGCTTCAAATCCTCTCTTGTTCCTTTTTGAATTCTTTTCAGCAATCTTCATTGCGCCTATTTCAGAGGAGCTCTTCTTTAGAGGAATCTTATTCAATAGGCTTAAGATAAGAAAAGGAGTTATATTTGGAGTGGTGGTATCTTCAATCATCTTTGGATTATGCCATTTCAATTATCCAGACCATTTGGCTCATATAATTTACACTTGCCTATTTGGAATGTGCTTATGCATTCTCTATTTGAGAACAGACAATCTATTGATAAACATGTTTGCACACTTCCTCTATAATCTATTGTCTTATGTGATAGTATACACTCCAATAGGGGATCTCTTCTTAGGAGGTCCGTTTATGGATTTCACTGTCATAGTCTTGTTGTTTTCAATAGTATTTGTTCCGGCGTATATATTTTATTTCTCTATAAAGCTGAAATGA